In Falco biarmicus isolate bFalBia1 chromosome 5, bFalBia1.pri, whole genome shotgun sequence, a single genomic region encodes these proteins:
- the DNAJC2 gene encoding dnaJ homolog subfamily C member 2 isoform X2, which produces MLKTLDPKDWKNQDHYAVLGLGNIRYRATQKQIKAAHKSMVLKHHPDKRKAAGEQIGEGDNDYFTCITKAYEILSDPVKRRAFNSIDPTFDNSVPSKSEAKENFFEVFSPVFERNARWSNKKNVPKLGDMNSSFEEVDAFYSFWYNFDSWREFSYLDEEEKEKAECRDERRWIEKQNRAARALRKKEEMNRIRTLVDNAYSCDPRIKKFKEEEKAKKEAEKKAKVEAKRKEQEAKEKQRQAELEAARLAKEKEEEEVRQQALVAKKEKEIQKKAIKKERQKLRTTCKNWNYFSDNEADCVKMMEEVEKLCDRLELTSLQCLNEALTSTTREGGKAAVVKQIEEINEQIRREKEEAEARMRQATKSSEKSTTGGGGGSKNWPEDDLQLLIKAVNLFPAGTNSRWEVIANYMNLHSTTGIKRTAKDVINKAKSLQKLDPHQKDDINKKAFDKFKKEHGVVPQMDSAAPSERFEGSPLDSSPWTTEEQKLLEQALKTYPVNTPERWEKIAAAVPGRSKKDCMKRYKELVEMVKAKKAAQEQVMNATKVKK; this is translated from the exons ATAAATCCATGGTTTTGAAACATCATCCAGACAAGCGAAAAGCTGCAGGGGAACAGATTGGAGAAGGTGATAATGATTATTTTACATGCATAACTAAAG cttatGAAATATTGTCTGATCCTGTGAAACGGCGAGCATTTAACAGCATAGATCCTACTTTTGATAACTCCGTACCTTCCAAAagtgaagcaaaggaaaacttctttgaagttttttccccagtttttgaaagaaatgccAG GTGgtcaaataagaaaaatgttcctAAACTTGGGGACATGAACTCCTCGTTTGAAGAGGTAGATGCATTCTATTCATTTTG gTATAATTTTGATTCCTGGAGAGAGTTTTCTTATTtagatgaagaggaaaaagaaaaagcagaatg TCGAGATGAAAGGAGGTGGAttgaaaagcagaacagagctgcCAGAgccttgagaaaaaaagaagaaatgaacagaATTAGGACACTTGTTG ACAATGCATACAGCTGTGATCCCAGGATAAAGAAATttaaggaggaagaaaaggcaaagaaagaagcagagaagaaagcaaaggtaGAAGCAAAACGAAAAGAGCaggaggcaaaagaaaaa CAAAGACAAGCAGAATTAGAAGCAGCACGgttagcaaaagaaaaggaggaagaagaagttAGGCAACAAGCATTAgtagcaaaaaaggaaaaagagatacagaaaaaagcaatcaagaaggaaaggcaaaaacTGAGAACGACGTGCAag AACTGGAATTACTTTTCTGATAATGAGGCAGATTGTGTAAAAATGATGGAGGAGGTGGAAAAGCTTTGTGATCGTCTTGAGCTAACAAG tctgcAATGCTTGAATGAAGCACTTACATCCACAacaagggaaggaggaaaggcgGCTGTAGTAAAACAG atagaagaaataaatgaacagaTAAGGCgagagaaagaagaggcagaagctCGTATGCGCCAAGCAACGAAGAGTTCAGAAAAGTCAACCACTGGTGGTGGAGGGGGAAGCAAAAATTGGCCAGAAGATGATTTACAGTTGTTAATTAAAGCTGTGAACCTCTTCCCAGCAGGGACTAACTCCAG GTGGGAAGTTATTGCCAATTACATGAACTTGCACTCTACTACTGGAATAAAACGAACAGCAAAAGATGTCATCAATAAAGCAAAGAGCCTCCAAAAGCTTG ACCCTCATCAAAAAGATGATATAAACAAGAAAGCGTTtgacaaatttaaaaaagaacatggTGTGGTGCCTCAGATGGACAGTGCTGCTCCCTCAGAACGATTTGAAG gaTCACCCTTAGATTCATCCCCTTGGActacagaagaacaaaagcttCTAGAACAAGCATTGAAGACTTATCCAGTAAATACTCCTGAGAGATGGGAGAAAATAGCAGCAGCTGTTCCAGGCCGGTCAAAAAAAGACTGCATGAAGCGATATAAG GAACTTGTTGAAATGGTCAAGGCGAAGAAAGCTGCTCAAGAACAAGTGATGAATGCTACTAAAGTCAAGAAATGA
- the PMPCB gene encoding mitochondrial-processing peptidase subunit beta isoform X3, whose amino-acid sequence MAASTARLAARRLFLPWSTRLVRASGSRERCVHVGTCRLRASKAATEVVLNVPETRVSPLENGLQVASEDSGLSTCTVGLWIDAGSRYENEKNNGTAHFLEHMAFKGTKKRSQLDLELEIENMGAHLNAYTSREQTVYYAKAFSKDLPRAVEILADIIQNSTLGEAEIERERGVILREMQEVETNLQEVVFDYLHATAYQKTALGRTILGPTENIKSINRNDLVEYITTHYKGPRMVLAAAGGVCHDELLDLAKCHFGNLPSAPEGGLPPLPPCSFTGSEIRIRDDKMPLAHIAIAVEAAGWSHPDTIPLMVANTLIGNWDRSFGGGVQNLSSKLGQIACHGNLCHSFQSFNTCYTDTGLWGLYMVCEPSTIEDMVHFVTREWIRLCTSVTENEVARAKNLLKTNMLLQLDGSTPICEDIGRQMLCYKRRIPIPELEARIEAIDAQTIREVCTKYICDKHPAIAGVGPIEQLPEYNKICSGMY is encoded by the exons ATGGCTGCGTCTACTGCGCGCTTAGCGGCTCGGCGGCTTTTCTTGCCTTGGTCTACTCGCCTTGTGCGAGCGTCCGGCTCGAGGGAGCGG TGTGTGCATGTTGGAACATGCAGGCTCAGAGCTTccaaagcagcaacagaagtaGTCTTAAATGTTCCTGAAACTAGGGTGAGTCCTCTGGAAAATGGCTTACAAGTAGCCTCTGAAGACTCTGGACTCTCAACATGCACG GTCGGACTTTGGATTGATGCTGGAAGCAGGTATGAAAATGAGAAGAACAATGGAACTGCTCACTTCCTTGAGCATATGGCTTTCAAG GGAACAAAAAAGAGATCTCAGTTAGACCTTGAACTAGAGATTGAGAATATGGGAGCTCATCTGAATGCGTATACATCCAGGGAACAAACTGTGTATTATGCAAAGGCTTTTTCAAAAGACTTACCAAGAG CTGTGGAAATTCTTGCTGACATAATTCAGAACAGTActctgggagaagcagagatTGAGCGTGAGCGAGGAGTTATACTTCGAGAGATGCAAGAGGTTGAAACCAATTTACAAGAAGTTGTCTTTGATTACCTTCATGCTACGGCCTATCAGAAGACAGCCCTAGGACGGACAATTTTAGGACCCACTGAAAACATCAA ATCCATAAACCGTAATGACTTGGTGGAGTACATAACAACACATTACAAAGGACCCAGAAtggtcctggctgctgctggag GGGTCTGTCATGATGAGCTACTTGACCTAGCAAAATGCCATTTTGGTAACTTGCCATCTGCTCCAGAAGGAGGACTGCCACCCTTGCCACCTTGTAGCTTCACAGGTAGTGAG ATCCGCATAAGAGATGATAAGATGCCCTTGGCACACATCGCGATAGCTGTTGAAGCTGCTGGCTGGTCGCATCCAGATACAATCCCACTTATGGTAGCAAATACTCTGATAGGTAATTGGGATCGCTCCTTTGGAGGAGGCGTG cAGAATTTATCCAGTAAACTTGGTCAGATTGCCTGCCATGGTAACCTGTGTCACAGTTTCCAGTCTTTCAACACCTGCTATACTGATACAGGGCTGTGGGGACTCTATATGGTCTGTGAACCATCCACTATAGAGGACATGGTGCACTTTGTTACCAGAGAATG GATAAGACTTTGCACAAgtgttacagaaaatgaagtagCTCGAGCAAAAAATCTTCTGAAGACAAATATGCTGTTACAACTTGATG GCTCCAcaccaatctgtgaagacattggaagacaaatgctgtgTTACAAGCGGCGAATCCCAATTCCAGAACTTGAGGCAAGAATTGAA GCTATCGATGCCCAGACTATTAGAGAAGTTTGTACAAAGTACATCTGTGATAAGCACCCTGCAATTGCTGGCGTGG GTCCAATTGAACAACTTCCAGAGTATAACAAAATCTGCAGTGGCATGTATTAG
- the PMPCB gene encoding mitochondrial-processing peptidase subunit beta isoform X4: MAASTARLAARRLFLPWSTRLVRASGSRERCVHVGTCRLRASKAATEVVLNVPETRVSPLENGLQVASEDSGLSTCTVGLWIDAGSRYENEKNNGTAHFLEHMAFKGTKKRSQLDLELEIENMGAHLNAYTSREQTVYYAKAFSKDLPRAVEILADIIQNSTLGEAEIERERGVILREMQEVETNLQEVVFDYLHATAYQKTALGRTILGPTENIKSINRNDLVEYITTHYKGPRMVLAAAGGVCHDELLDLAKCHFGNLPSAPEGGLPPLPPCSFTGSEIRIRDDKMPLAHIAIAVEAAGWSHPDTIPLMVANTLIGNWDRSFGGGVNLSSKLGQIACHGNLCHSFQSFNTCYTDTGLWGLYMVCEPSTIEDMVHFVTREWIRLCTSVTENEVARAKNLLKTNMLLQLDGSTPICEDIGRQMLCYKRRIPIPELEARIEAIDAQTIREVCTKYICDKHPAIAGVGPIEQLPEYNKICSGMY; the protein is encoded by the exons ATGGCTGCGTCTACTGCGCGCTTAGCGGCTCGGCGGCTTTTCTTGCCTTGGTCTACTCGCCTTGTGCGAGCGTCCGGCTCGAGGGAGCGG TGTGTGCATGTTGGAACATGCAGGCTCAGAGCTTccaaagcagcaacagaagtaGTCTTAAATGTTCCTGAAACTAGGGTGAGTCCTCTGGAAAATGGCTTACAAGTAGCCTCTGAAGACTCTGGACTCTCAACATGCACG GTCGGACTTTGGATTGATGCTGGAAGCAGGTATGAAAATGAGAAGAACAATGGAACTGCTCACTTCCTTGAGCATATGGCTTTCAAG GGAACAAAAAAGAGATCTCAGTTAGACCTTGAACTAGAGATTGAGAATATGGGAGCTCATCTGAATGCGTATACATCCAGGGAACAAACTGTGTATTATGCAAAGGCTTTTTCAAAAGACTTACCAAGAG CTGTGGAAATTCTTGCTGACATAATTCAGAACAGTActctgggagaagcagagatTGAGCGTGAGCGAGGAGTTATACTTCGAGAGATGCAAGAGGTTGAAACCAATTTACAAGAAGTTGTCTTTGATTACCTTCATGCTACGGCCTATCAGAAGACAGCCCTAGGACGGACAATTTTAGGACCCACTGAAAACATCAA ATCCATAAACCGTAATGACTTGGTGGAGTACATAACAACACATTACAAAGGACCCAGAAtggtcctggctgctgctggag GGGTCTGTCATGATGAGCTACTTGACCTAGCAAAATGCCATTTTGGTAACTTGCCATCTGCTCCAGAAGGAGGACTGCCACCCTTGCCACCTTGTAGCTTCACAGGTAGTGAG ATCCGCATAAGAGATGATAAGATGCCCTTGGCACACATCGCGATAGCTGTTGAAGCTGCTGGCTGGTCGCATCCAGATACAATCCCACTTATGGTAGCAAATACTCTGATAGGTAATTGGGATCGCTCCTTTGGAGGAGGCGTG AATTTATCCAGTAAACTTGGTCAGATTGCCTGCCATGGTAACCTGTGTCACAGTTTCCAGTCTTTCAACACCTGCTATACTGATACAGGGCTGTGGGGACTCTATATGGTCTGTGAACCATCCACTATAGAGGACATGGTGCACTTTGTTACCAGAGAATG GATAAGACTTTGCACAAgtgttacagaaaatgaagtagCTCGAGCAAAAAATCTTCTGAAGACAAATATGCTGTTACAACTTGATG GCTCCAcaccaatctgtgaagacattggaagacaaatgctgtgTTACAAGCGGCGAATCCCAATTCCAGAACTTGAGGCAAGAATTGAA GCTATCGATGCCCAGACTATTAGAGAAGTTTGTACAAAGTACATCTGTGATAAGCACCCTGCAATTGCTGGCGTGG GTCCAATTGAACAACTTCCAGAGTATAACAAAATCTGCAGTGGCATGTATTAG
- the PMPCB gene encoding mitochondrial-processing peptidase subunit beta isoform X1 encodes MFEDNIFEFLQTDNVGEVLEISSGISPNFTRTSTKCVHVGTCRLRASKAATEVVLNVPETRVSPLENGLQVASEDSGLSTCTVGLWIDAGSRYENEKNNGTAHFLEHMAFKGTKKRSQLDLELEIENMGAHLNAYTSREQTVYYAKAFSKDLPRAVEILADIIQNSTLGEAEIERERGVILREMQEVETNLQEVVFDYLHATAYQKTALGRTILGPTENIKSINRNDLVEYITTHYKGPRMVLAAAGGVCHDELLDLAKCHFGNLPSAPEGGLPPLPPCSFTGSEIRIRDDKMPLAHIAIAVEAAGWSHPDTIPLMVANTLIGNWDRSFGGGVQNLSSKLGQIACHGNLCHSFQSFNTCYTDTGLWGLYMVCEPSTIEDMVHFVTREWIRLCTSVTENEVARAKNLLKTNMLLQLDGSTPICEDIGRQMLCYKRRIPIPELEARIEAIDAQTIREVCTKYICDKHPAIAGVGPIEQLPEYNKICSGMY; translated from the exons TGTGTGCATGTTGGAACATGCAGGCTCAGAGCTTccaaagcagcaacagaagtaGTCTTAAATGTTCCTGAAACTAGGGTGAGTCCTCTGGAAAATGGCTTACAAGTAGCCTCTGAAGACTCTGGACTCTCAACATGCACG GTCGGACTTTGGATTGATGCTGGAAGCAGGTATGAAAATGAGAAGAACAATGGAACTGCTCACTTCCTTGAGCATATGGCTTTCAAG GGAACAAAAAAGAGATCTCAGTTAGACCTTGAACTAGAGATTGAGAATATGGGAGCTCATCTGAATGCGTATACATCCAGGGAACAAACTGTGTATTATGCAAAGGCTTTTTCAAAAGACTTACCAAGAG CTGTGGAAATTCTTGCTGACATAATTCAGAACAGTActctgggagaagcagagatTGAGCGTGAGCGAGGAGTTATACTTCGAGAGATGCAAGAGGTTGAAACCAATTTACAAGAAGTTGTCTTTGATTACCTTCATGCTACGGCCTATCAGAAGACAGCCCTAGGACGGACAATTTTAGGACCCACTGAAAACATCAA ATCCATAAACCGTAATGACTTGGTGGAGTACATAACAACACATTACAAAGGACCCAGAAtggtcctggctgctgctggag GGGTCTGTCATGATGAGCTACTTGACCTAGCAAAATGCCATTTTGGTAACTTGCCATCTGCTCCAGAAGGAGGACTGCCACCCTTGCCACCTTGTAGCTTCACAGGTAGTGAG ATCCGCATAAGAGATGATAAGATGCCCTTGGCACACATCGCGATAGCTGTTGAAGCTGCTGGCTGGTCGCATCCAGATACAATCCCACTTATGGTAGCAAATACTCTGATAGGTAATTGGGATCGCTCCTTTGGAGGAGGCGTG cAGAATTTATCCAGTAAACTTGGTCAGATTGCCTGCCATGGTAACCTGTGTCACAGTTTCCAGTCTTTCAACACCTGCTATACTGATACAGGGCTGTGGGGACTCTATATGGTCTGTGAACCATCCACTATAGAGGACATGGTGCACTTTGTTACCAGAGAATG GATAAGACTTTGCACAAgtgttacagaaaatgaagtagCTCGAGCAAAAAATCTTCTGAAGACAAATATGCTGTTACAACTTGATG GCTCCAcaccaatctgtgaagacattggaagacaaatgctgtgTTACAAGCGGCGAATCCCAATTCCAGAACTTGAGGCAAGAATTGAA GCTATCGATGCCCAGACTATTAGAGAAGTTTGTACAAAGTACATCTGTGATAAGCACCCTGCAATTGCTGGCGTGG GTCCAATTGAACAACTTCCAGAGTATAACAAAATCTGCAGTGGCATGTATTAG
- the PMPCB gene encoding mitochondrial-processing peptidase subunit beta isoform X2: MFEDNIFEFLQTDNVGEVLEISSGISPNFTRTSTKCVHVGTCRLRASKAATEVVLNVPETRVSPLENGLQVASEDSGLSTCTVGLWIDAGSRYENEKNNGTAHFLEHMAFKGTKKRSQLDLELEIENMGAHLNAYTSREQTVYYAKAFSKDLPRAVEILADIIQNSTLGEAEIERERGVILREMQEVETNLQEVVFDYLHATAYQKTALGRTILGPTENIKSINRNDLVEYITTHYKGPRMVLAAAGGVCHDELLDLAKCHFGNLPSAPEGGLPPLPPCSFTGSEIRIRDDKMPLAHIAIAVEAAGWSHPDTIPLMVANTLIGNWDRSFGGGVNLSSKLGQIACHGNLCHSFQSFNTCYTDTGLWGLYMVCEPSTIEDMVHFVTREWIRLCTSVTENEVARAKNLLKTNMLLQLDGSTPICEDIGRQMLCYKRRIPIPELEARIEAIDAQTIREVCTKYICDKHPAIAGVGPIEQLPEYNKICSGMY, encoded by the exons TGTGTGCATGTTGGAACATGCAGGCTCAGAGCTTccaaagcagcaacagaagtaGTCTTAAATGTTCCTGAAACTAGGGTGAGTCCTCTGGAAAATGGCTTACAAGTAGCCTCTGAAGACTCTGGACTCTCAACATGCACG GTCGGACTTTGGATTGATGCTGGAAGCAGGTATGAAAATGAGAAGAACAATGGAACTGCTCACTTCCTTGAGCATATGGCTTTCAAG GGAACAAAAAAGAGATCTCAGTTAGACCTTGAACTAGAGATTGAGAATATGGGAGCTCATCTGAATGCGTATACATCCAGGGAACAAACTGTGTATTATGCAAAGGCTTTTTCAAAAGACTTACCAAGAG CTGTGGAAATTCTTGCTGACATAATTCAGAACAGTActctgggagaagcagagatTGAGCGTGAGCGAGGAGTTATACTTCGAGAGATGCAAGAGGTTGAAACCAATTTACAAGAAGTTGTCTTTGATTACCTTCATGCTACGGCCTATCAGAAGACAGCCCTAGGACGGACAATTTTAGGACCCACTGAAAACATCAA ATCCATAAACCGTAATGACTTGGTGGAGTACATAACAACACATTACAAAGGACCCAGAAtggtcctggctgctgctggag GGGTCTGTCATGATGAGCTACTTGACCTAGCAAAATGCCATTTTGGTAACTTGCCATCTGCTCCAGAAGGAGGACTGCCACCCTTGCCACCTTGTAGCTTCACAGGTAGTGAG ATCCGCATAAGAGATGATAAGATGCCCTTGGCACACATCGCGATAGCTGTTGAAGCTGCTGGCTGGTCGCATCCAGATACAATCCCACTTATGGTAGCAAATACTCTGATAGGTAATTGGGATCGCTCCTTTGGAGGAGGCGTG AATTTATCCAGTAAACTTGGTCAGATTGCCTGCCATGGTAACCTGTGTCACAGTTTCCAGTCTTTCAACACCTGCTATACTGATACAGGGCTGTGGGGACTCTATATGGTCTGTGAACCATCCACTATAGAGGACATGGTGCACTTTGTTACCAGAGAATG GATAAGACTTTGCACAAgtgttacagaaaatgaagtagCTCGAGCAAAAAATCTTCTGAAGACAAATATGCTGTTACAACTTGATG GCTCCAcaccaatctgtgaagacattggaagacaaatgctgtgTTACAAGCGGCGAATCCCAATTCCAGAACTTGAGGCAAGAATTGAA GCTATCGATGCCCAGACTATTAGAGAAGTTTGTACAAAGTACATCTGTGATAAGCACCCTGCAATTGCTGGCGTGG GTCCAATTGAACAACTTCCAGAGTATAACAAAATCTGCAGTGGCATGTATTAG